In Euphorbia lathyris chromosome 9, ddEupLath1.1, whole genome shotgun sequence, the following are encoded in one genomic region:
- the LOC136206853 gene encoding dnaJ protein ERDJ3A, which produces MIMRFTLSIIFILSLFLITNDAKSIDPYKVLGVERNANQREIQKAFHKLSLRYHPDKNKNKGAQEKFAEINNAYEILSDEEKRKNYDLYGDEKGNPGFGAGSPGDQSGYSYFTSSGQGQTRFSFRPDAWQNMGGQEDSKSFSFSFGGSGAQNSFGFGLNDIFSNFFGGDLGGGRFGGFGGSAKSRSSFQSGSRSSSKSIKAIKSQVFRKEIADQGMTWLLISYSPSLRGSNYHESIVGEVADSLQGAVKVGSINCETEKSFCTELKINPQQMPRVFVYSYKTNPSGSLVEYNGDLVAKTVKTFCQDHLPRFSKRIDLKHLESFSGSSETLPRVLLLSTKKDTPVIWRVLGGLYHKRFIFNDVQVDDVSDPMVKKLGVDGLPAIVGWLSNGEKHVLKAGISVKDMQSGIEDLSSILAGFEKKNKKVASESRKQEENVEKQVPLLSGLNFDDICTERNPVCIIGVFRSSKTREKLESLLSWISKKSYSRQQNADTISYSLLDGNKQQKFLNAFDKSGLKSRDMFLVAYKPRKGKFATFKGELSEEEVERFISSILNGDVQFIKTRQKPVLIR; this is translated from the exons ATGATCATGCGCTTTACATTGTCGATAATCTTCATTTTGTCTCTGTTTCTTATAACAAACGACGCAAAAAGCATTGACCCTTATAAG GTTCTTGGGGTTGAGCGCAATGCAAATCaacgtgaaatacaaaaagCATTCCACAA GCTTTCTCTACGATACCATCCTGACAAGAACAAAAATAAGGGTGCTCAAGAGAAGTTTGCTGAGATTAACAATG CATATGAGATTCTATCAGAcgaagagaagaggaagaattACGACCTATATGGAGATGAGAAAGGCAACCCTGGATTTGGTGCTGGCTCTCCTGGTGATCAGAGTGGATATAGTTATTTCACAAGCAGTGGACAGGGACAGACTCGGTTTAGCTTCAGACCAGATGCATGGCAAAATATGGGGGGCCAGGAAGATTCcaaatcattttcattttccttTGGTGGTTCAGGTGCTCAAAATTCATTCGGTTTTGGCCTGAATGACatattttccaatttttttgggGGTGATCTTGGTGGGGGTCGGTTTGGTGGTTTTGGTGGTTCTGCCAAGTCTCGATCTAGTTTTCAATCTGGGTCGAGAAGCTCCTCTAAGAGCATCAAGGCCATAAAGTCTCAAGTCTTCAGGAAAGAAATTGCTGACCAAGGGATGACTTGGCTATTAATATCTTATTCTCCTTCATTGAGGGGGAGTAATTATCATGAATCAATCGTAGGGGAGGTTGCTGACTCATTACAGGGAGCTGTTAAG GTAGGAAGCATAAATTGTGAAACTGAGAAGTCCTTTTGTACTGAGTTAAAAATAAATCCCCAGCAAATGCCAAGGGTATTTGTGTATTCATACAAAACAAATCCCAGCGGTTCATTGGTCGAGTACAATGGTGATTTAGTTGCTAAGACTGTGAAAACATTTTGTCAAGATCATTTGCCAAGGTTTTCAAAGCGTATTGACCTGAAACACTTGGAGTCTTTTTCTGGTAGCTCTGAAACATTACCCAGAGTCTTGCTTCTGTCCACTAAAAAAGATACACCTGTAATCTGGCGTGTCCTTGGTGGCTTATATCATAAACGCTTCATCTTCAATGATGTACAG GTTGATGATGTGAGTGATCCAATGGTGAAGAAATTGGGAGTTGATGGGCTTCCAGCTATAGTTGGTTGGTTATCAAATGGAGAAAAACACGTGTTAAAAGCAGGGATTTCTGTGAAGGATATGCAGTCTGGTATTGAGGATCTTAGTTCCATACTTGCtgggtttgagaagaagaataagaaggtGGCAAGTGAGTCCAGAAAGCAGGAAGAGAATGTTGAGAAACAGGTACCTTTGCTGTCAGggttgaattttgatgatatctgCACTGAAAGAAACCCTGTTTGCATCATAGGTGTTTTCAGATCTTCAAAAACAAGGGAAAAGTTGGAATCTTTATTATCTTGG ATCTCTAAAAAATCATATTCAAGGCAACAGAATGCAGATACCATTTCCTATAGTCTGTTAGATGGCAACAAGCAGCAGAAGTTCTTAAATGCATTTGATAAGTCAGGATTGAAATCACGGGATATGTTTTTAGTGGCTTACAAACCTCGAAAGGGAAAGTTTGCCACATTCAAGGGCGAATTGAGTGAAGAAGAAGTAGAGAGATTTATTAGCTCAATTCTTAATGGAGATGTACAATTTATCAAGACAAGACAAAAGCCAGTGTTGATTAGATGa